The Sneathia sanguinegens genomic interval TACTTAAGAAGAAAGTTTCACCTATAACAATAATATTAGCATTGTTCATTGTTGGTATATTGGCTAAACTTGGTGGAATAATGTAAAAATGATAGAATCAATGAATAAAAATGTGGATTTAGTTATTGCAGGGACTTCATATTTGTTTCTAGCAAGTTATGGCAAGATTCATATTGGAGATAGAGCCTTTGAATTCTATAATGATAAAAATAAGAAGGACTATATTCAAATACCTTGGTCTGAAATTAGCTATATTAGTGCTTCCGTTCTTTTTGGAAAATATATAAATAGATTTGCAATTTTTTTAAAAAATGGACAACATCTAACATTTTCTTCTAAAAATAATAAGAAAGTATTGAAAGCAGTCAATAAATATATAGCTAGTGATAAGTTACTAAGATCATATAGTTTCTTTGAAGTTATATATAAA includes:
- a CDS encoding DUF956 family protein produces the protein MIESMNKNVDLVIAGTSYLFLASYGKIHIGDRAFEFYNDKNKKDYIQIPWSEISYISASVLFGKYINRFAIFLKNGQHLTFSSKNNKKVLKAVNKYIASDKLLRSYSFFEVIYKGIKGLFKRN